One window of Canis lupus baileyi chromosome 21, mCanLup2.hap1, whole genome shotgun sequence genomic DNA carries:
- the CHKA gene encoding choline kinase alpha isoform X8, translating into MLFQCSLPDTVATVGDEPRKVLLRLYGAILKMGAEAMVLESVMFAILAERSLGPKLYGIFPQGRLEQFIPSRRLDTEELSLPDISAEIAEKMATFHGMKMPFNKEPKWLFGTMEKYLNQVLRIKFAGEPRVKQLHRLLRYNLPLELQYLRSLLESTPSPVVFCHNDCQEGNILMLEGRENSEKQRLMLIDFEYSSYNYRGFDIGNHFCEWMYDYTYEKYPFFRANILKYPTRKQQLHFISNYLAAFQNEFENLSNEEKSIIEEEMLLEVNRFALASHFFWGLWSIVQAKISSIEFGYMDYAQARFDAYFDQKRKLGV; encoded by the exons GGGGCCGAGGCCATGGTTCTGGAGAGCGTTATGTTTGCCATTCTTGCAGAGAGGTCGCTTGGGCCAAAGCTCTACGGCATCTTTCCCCAAGGCCGCCTGGAGCAGTTCATCCCG AGCCGACGCTTAGACACTGAAGAATTAAGCTTGCCAGATATTTCTGCAGAAATAGCTGAGAAAATGGCCACATTTCATGGTATGAAAATGCCATTCAATAAGGAACCAAAATGGCTTTTTGGAACAATGGAAAA GTACTTGAATCAAGTGCTGAGGATTAAGTTTGCTGGGGAGCCCCGGGTGAAGCAGCTCCACAGGCTCCTCCGCTACAATCTGCCTCTGGAGCTGCAGTATCTGAG GTCACTACTTGAATCCACCCCTTCTCCAGTTGTGTTTTGTCACAATGATTGTCAGGAAG GTAATATCTTAATGCTGGAAGGCAGAGAGAATTCTGAAAAGCAGAGACTGATGCTCATCGACTTCGAATACAGCAGCTATAATTACAG GGGATTCGACATTGGGAATCATTTCTGTGAATGGATGTACGACTATACCTATGAAAAGTACCCTTTCTTCAGAGCGAACATCCTGAAGTACCCCACCAGGAAACAACAG ctccactTTATTTCCAATTACTTGGCTGCATTccaaaatgaatttgaaaacctCAGTAATGAAGAAAAGTCCATTATAGAAGAAGAAATGTTACTTGAAGTCAATAG GTTTGCCCTTGCATCCCATTTCTTCTGGGGACTTTGGTCCATCGTACAGGCCAAGATTTCATCCATTGAATTTGGGTACATG GACTACGCCCAAGCAAGGTTCGATGCCTATTTCGACCAGAAGCGGAAGCTCGGGGTGTGA
- the CHKA gene encoding choline kinase alpha isoform X9, protein MLFQCSLPDTVATVGDEPRKVLLRLYGAILKMRSCNKEGSEQAQKENEFQGAEAMVLESVMFAILAERSLGPKLYGIFPQGRLEQFIPSRRLDTEELSLPDISAEIAEKMATFHGMKMPFNKEPKWLFGTMEKYLNQVLRIKFAGEPRVKQLHRLLRYNLPLELQYLRSLLESTPSPVVFCHNDCQEGNILMLEGRENSEKQRLMLIDFEYSSYNYRGFDIGNHFCEWMYDYTYEKYPFFRANILKYPTRKQQLHFISNYLAAFQNEFENLSNEEKSIIEEEMLLEVNRFALASHFFWGLWSIVQAKISSIEFGYMDYAQARFDAYFDQKRKLGV, encoded by the exons AGGTCCTGTAATAAAGAGGGATCCGAACAAgctcagaaagaaaatgaatttcaa GGGGCCGAGGCCATGGTTCTGGAGAGCGTTATGTTTGCCATTCTTGCAGAGAGGTCGCTTGGGCCAAAGCTCTACGGCATCTTTCCCCAAGGCCGCCTGGAGCAGTTCATCCCG AGCCGACGCTTAGACACTGAAGAATTAAGCTTGCCAGATATTTCTGCAGAAATAGCTGAGAAAATGGCCACATTTCATGGTATGAAAATGCCATTCAATAAGGAACCAAAATGGCTTTTTGGAACAATGGAAAA GTACTTGAATCAAGTGCTGAGGATTAAGTTTGCTGGGGAGCCCCGGGTGAAGCAGCTCCACAGGCTCCTCCGCTACAATCTGCCTCTGGAGCTGCAGTATCTGAG GTCACTACTTGAATCCACCCCTTCTCCAGTTGTGTTTTGTCACAATGATTGTCAGGAAG GTAATATCTTAATGCTGGAAGGCAGAGAGAATTCTGAAAAGCAGAGACTGATGCTCATCGACTTCGAATACAGCAGCTATAATTACAG GGGATTCGACATTGGGAATCATTTCTGTGAATGGATGTACGACTATACCTATGAAAAGTACCCTTTCTTCAGAGCGAACATCCTGAAGTACCCCACCAGGAAACAACAG ctccactTTATTTCCAATTACTTGGCTGCATTccaaaatgaatttgaaaacctCAGTAATGAAGAAAAGTCCATTATAGAAGAAGAAATGTTACTTGAAGTCAATAG GTTTGCCCTTGCATCCCATTTCTTCTGGGGACTTTGGTCCATCGTACAGGCCAAGATTTCATCCATTGAATTTGGGTACATG GACTACGCCCAAGCAAGGTTCGATGCCTATTTCGACCAGAAGCGGAAGCTCGGGGTGTGA